The window ACACATTTTATCTTTCCGAACGGGATTGATACTTTATACTGAAACTTTAACATCTCCCCTGTTGCAGAATACGTTTTGAGCGACTTATCGCTGCAAAATCCTACTCTTTCACTGGACACGAATAGGCTTCCTGCAATCGCACCAGCTGTCGTGTATATGTAACATCGTGTAGCGTGCAGCAACTTCTCATTATCCTTAGTACTAAAACGTTTACTGAAGATTGTACCTTCGTGACGAACTGGAAAAAATTTGGCACCGAAACTTAACTTGTTCTTCATGATTTCTATTAGTCTGGGTCCTAAGTTCGCTGCAAATATAAAAGAAAATGTTTGTTAGATTGAGGTAAAGAACTGGAATTTGTATGGTGACAGTATGAGAATGAGCAATTAATTACCATGATTTTTAATCGAGACCGCAAAACTGCCTTTTCTATCAACTCCATTGTTTTTTGAAGAACTAGAAAGAGTTAATAGGGGCTGATAAGGTTTAGACAGAAGTAGTCCGCGTGCTGATACGATCGGGAAGCTTGTGACTTTGCTTGAGAATCTGCTATCCATATTTTGGCGTTCGATTACTATGATTTTTGTTGTGGTTAATAAGGCTGAAGTTGTTGAGAAATGTGTTATGGGTCATGGTATTTATAAGCTCATAAAGATGGCAAAAACTATAAACTTTACGCTTTATGAGTCAGACATATGTCATACATAGATTCATCCCTCATTTTAGAAAATTGGTATTCGCTACTTTTTCTTGTCTATTTCGATAAGATCATGCCGACTATTACTTTTATGGATATCAATTTGTTTTTAAATACAAAAAAGATGAAAAGCATATTATACTCAACATGACCACTGGTCACATGCAAATGACATCAGTAAGCAAAGAAAGCAAACTGAATGGTGAGAAGATGAAGGCATTTATATTTCCAGATCTCTCAGATTCACGTGTAAAGTTGTTAACTTTAGCTTTCTTATCTAGTAATTACGCCTAATTCATGATTTTAGAAC of the Rutidosis leptorrhynchoides isolate AG116_Rl617_1_P2 chromosome 5, CSIRO_AGI_Rlap_v1, whole genome shotgun sequence genome contains:
- the LOC139846613 gene encoding putative GEM-like protein 8, producing MDSRFSSKVTSFPIVSARGLLLSKPYQPLLTLSSSSKNNGVDRKGSFAVSIKNHANLGPRLIEIMKNKLSFGAKFFPVRHEGTIFSKRFSTKDNEKLLHATRCYIYTTAGAIAGSLFVSSERVGFCSDKSLKTYSATGEMLKFQYKVSIPFGKIKCVRESVNMKKPSNKYVEVVTVDDFSFWFMGFSNYKKTLRYLRQTISHNCLSN